From the genome of Lentilactobacillus buchneri, one region includes:
- a CDS encoding anti-CBASS protein Acb1 family protein: MGLKQFVADFFDLQSKGNGYEAPQWGDTRPTGVSIELDEGTLKDMYHSNGIARKLVSKPADDMTRNGWHIVIPDDEEKQAAYQKALDDLHLTTELAMEFTYARLFGDGYASIGLQEQPVTGNGQPVNPKNIKSVAFVHAFGPENVEDYQINDDPTSLQYGKEASITVQPTQSGEYGASVPSKVTIDKSRYFHQTFGRLEGDDYGNSIINTCYDPLKILDSAQYSIGKIFYELTLKVFKSNDVADMSDEERLKLMHAMSAAMTTEGVATISSEEDLTKIGTPLAGVSDIIDFAWQALAASSNIPKSVLTGQEAGTLTGAQYDVINYYDQIKSQQQNELKPQLMQIVRYLMYASDIADGYEDPDSLSWDIEFNPLWDSDDETNSKVLLNNVQAATSAISAGIMDPDEAKTMLAGQKGAIKSALKDSLDTSTKDDIKHYQSILDKIHSGK, from the coding sequence ATGGGACTGAAACAATTTGTTGCGGATTTCTTCGATTTGCAAAGCAAAGGCAACGGCTATGAAGCACCACAATGGGGCGACACCCGTCCTACTGGCGTCTCGATAGAACTTGATGAAGGTACCTTGAAAGATATGTATCACAGCAACGGGATTGCTCGCAAGCTGGTTTCTAAGCCGGCAGATGATATGACCCGTAATGGTTGGCACATCGTGATTCCAGATGATGAAGAAAAACAGGCTGCTTACCAGAAAGCCCTGGACGATCTACATCTCACCACTGAGCTGGCGATGGAATTTACATATGCCAGGTTGTTTGGTGATGGTTATGCGTCAATTGGCTTGCAGGAACAGCCTGTTACCGGCAACGGTCAACCGGTTAATCCGAAGAATATCAAGAGCGTCGCATTTGTCCATGCTTTTGGCCCAGAGAACGTTGAGGATTATCAGATTAACGATGATCCAACAAGTCTGCAATATGGCAAAGAGGCTAGTATTACGGTACAGCCAACTCAATCTGGTGAGTACGGAGCAAGTGTTCCGTCCAAAGTCACCATTGATAAGTCGCGATACTTTCATCAGACGTTTGGTCGTCTAGAAGGTGATGACTACGGCAACTCCATCATCAATACTTGCTACGATCCACTAAAAATACTTGATAGTGCGCAATACAGTATTGGCAAGATTTTCTATGAATTGACGTTAAAAGTTTTCAAGTCCAATGACGTTGCTGATATGTCTGATGAAGAGCGACTAAAATTAATGCATGCCATGTCTGCAGCCATGACTACTGAAGGCGTTGCAACAATTTCGAGCGAGGAGGATTTGACTAAGATTGGAACGCCACTTGCCGGTGTCAGTGACATTATTGACTTCGCTTGGCAAGCATTGGCTGCTTCTTCAAACATTCCAAAATCAGTGTTGACAGGTCAGGAAGCTGGGACGCTGACCGGTGCCCAGTATGATGTTATCAATTACTATGACCAGATCAAATCTCAACAGCAAAACGAGTTGAAACCTCAGTTAATGCAGATTGTTCGCTATCTGATGTATGCAAGTGATATTGCTGACGGCTATGAGGACCCTGACTCATTAAGTTGGGACATTGAATTTAATCCACTTTGGGATTCCGACGATGAAACTAACAGCAAGGTACTTCTTAACAATGTTCAAGCGGCAACCAGTGCCATTAGTGCAGGCATCATGGATCCTGATGAAGCTAAAACAATGTTGGCAGGTCAAAAAGGTGCCATTAAATCAGCACTAAAGGATAGTCTGGATACATCTACTAAAGATGACATTAAGCACTATCAGTCGATTCTTGACAAGATTCACTCAGGGAAGTGA
- a CDS encoding YopX family protein: MSREIKFRAWDKAQNKMLLPDNIEFIYGQAYWAEASADGYYEFSNDGKVDEICQMFELEQFTGLKDVNGKEIYEGDIIKFFGANKKIKVKNEFGIIVYKADRYGAGFNSIIQNKEHGYGGINIAQDIVVGNVHENPELLEADK; this comes from the coding sequence ATGAGCAGAGAGATTAAGTTCAGAGCGTGGGACAAAGCTCAGAATAAAATGCTGTTACCTGACAACATAGAATTTATTTATGGTCAAGCCTACTGGGCAGAGGCCAGTGCTGATGGGTATTACGAGTTCTCTAACGATGGTAAAGTTGATGAAATTTGCCAAATGTTTGAGCTTGAACAGTTTACCGGCCTGAAAGACGTGAACGGAAAAGAAATTTACGAAGGAGACATTATTAAATTTTTTGGTGCTAATAAAAAAATTAAAGTCAAAAATGAATTTGGAATTATTGTTTATAAAGCCGATAGATATGGAGCTGGCTTTAATTCGATTATTCAAAATAAGGAACATGGTTATGGTGGAATAAATATTGCACAAGATATTGTAGTTGGCAACGTTCACGAGAACCCGGAGCTATTGGAGGCAGACAAATGA
- a CDS encoding NUMOD4 domain-containing protein yields the protein MIEKWRKIKGFKGYEISSLGRLRSHRIGHKHTNTVPTRMLHPSINGNGYYVSQLMGSDGQPHNVQIHRLVAIAFIPNPHHFPIINHRDEDKTNNRVDNLEWCTYEYNSNYGTWIHKRAQKFKKDHFYEKRALRQNKPVLQIDPLTRKVVKKWDSCIQAEKAGFNCHHIGQCANHRVGRRTHKGFCWEWVSDTGGNRRVRR from the coding sequence TGAGAAATGGCGAAAAATAAAAGGATTTAAAGGATATGAGATTTCAAGCCTAGGCCGACTTCGCTCACACAGAATTGGACACAAGCATACAAATACTGTGCCTACAAGAATGCTTCATCCATCAATTAATGGAAATGGTTATTACGTTTCACAGTTAATGGGATCAGACGGTCAGCCCCATAATGTTCAAATTCATCGCCTGGTTGCCATTGCATTTATTCCAAATCCACATCATTTTCCCATAATAAATCATCGAGACGAGGACAAAACAAATAACCGTGTTGATAATTTGGAATGGTGCACTTACGAATATAACAGCAACTATGGCACATGGATTCATAAAAGAGCGCAAAAATTTAAAAAAGATCACTTTTATGAAAAACGGGCGTTACGCCAAAACAAACCTGTTTTACAGATTGATCCTTTGACACGCAAAGTTGTCAAAAAATGGGACAGCTGCATTCAAGCTGAGAAAGCAGGTTTTAATTGTCATCATATCGGGCAGTGTGCTAATCACCGTGTGGGCAGGCGCACCCATAAAGGTTTTTGTTGGGAATGGGTATCAGATACCGGTGGTAATCGCCGAGTACGACGCTAA
- a CDS encoding phage minor head protein translates to MVKKLTPDEIKKITHGIPRTRYPWSLETYYSRRIRTLVSGWHSIAKDFITRLINPQVKGGSQILTDDNDDHSDDIAAAIAILIAAINNSDSDAFLSSMVMSYVHSVDSFSYKNIQAQASHVGLSAIEHSSTLDEYTRMKIKENVALIKSIRSNFTDRLEKTIYQSIGDGGGVGTIAKALTKTTQMANNHAALIANDQTGKILGQLDAYRSQRAGAGQYIWQSMEDARVRPRHQELDGTIQRYNDPDGGDNGMLPGEPIRCRCVALPIFDL, encoded by the coding sequence ATGGTTAAGAAGCTAACACCGGATGAGATAAAGAAGATTACACATGGCATTCCTCGAACCAGATATCCTTGGTCTTTAGAAACATACTATTCACGACGTATTCGCACACTTGTCAGTGGTTGGCATTCGATTGCCAAAGATTTTATTACTCGATTGATTAATCCGCAGGTTAAAGGCGGGTCACAGATCTTAACGGATGACAATGACGATCACAGTGACGACATTGCGGCTGCCATTGCCATTCTGATTGCAGCTATCAATAATAGTGATTCAGATGCGTTCTTATCCAGCATGGTTATGAGCTATGTACATTCGGTTGATTCATTTAGCTATAAGAATATCCAAGCACAAGCTTCGCATGTAGGCTTGTCAGCGATTGAGCACAGCAGCACACTTGATGAGTATACCCGCATGAAGATTAAAGAGAATGTGGCCTTAATTAAATCGATACGCTCCAATTTTACTGATCGCCTTGAGAAAACTATCTATCAAAGTATTGGTGATGGCGGTGGCGTAGGTACAATTGCTAAGGCACTGACGAAAACCACCCAAATGGCGAATAACCATGCGGCCCTGATTGCAAATGACCAGACAGGCAAGATTTTAGGCCAATTAGATGCTTACCGTTCTCAAAGAGCTGGGGCTGGCCAATACATTTGGCAGTCCATGGAAGATGCTCGGGTACGACCACGACATCAAGAGCTTGATGGCACAATTCAAAGGTATAACGATCCGGATGGTGGTGACAATGGAATGCTCCCAGGTGAGCCAATTCGGTGTCGCTGCGTGGCACTTCCGATATTTGACTTGTAA
- the terL gene encoding phage terminase large subunit, which translates to MDRNALLQAVRTELARRNYADYFELAYSDLHAKLYRHEKYIADKLQKIIDGEQHFYIVEMPPQHGKSMTITQTFPSYYLTRNPDKRVMVTAYSQDLYTTFSSANRRNFENLAGPLAGLQMDRNASNEFTIKDHHGGFYATSMLGGASGRPADLLIVDDPIKNAEEAASPTIKDKIWAEWQRTFYPRLQKDGSVIVIMTRWQVDDLAGRLLQQGTLPWEVLKLPAIAEDVPDGQTDAIGRHNGDPLCPELHTLKDLLTAKKINGSQYFAAMWQQRPTVEGGNIFKRDWIHYYVPSRAKMIELGLTDKDVAIIPRHLDTVVQSWDATFKSKENDDFVAGQVWGKRGANFYLIDRRHARMTFTQTLDAIKQTTARHPDARRKLIEDKANGSAIIDTLRNRVSGIVPVEPDGGKEVRAAAVSPLWEAGNCYLPHPLWKPGIDDMIEEMVNFPNAPHDDEVDSMTQALNNIGRHKSLKERFGI; encoded by the coding sequence ATGGATCGTAACGCTTTACTCCAAGCCGTCAGAACCGAACTAGCTCGAAGAAATTACGCAGATTACTTTGAGTTAGCTTACTCGGATCTCCATGCTAAGCTATATCGCCATGAAAAATACATTGCTGACAAGCTACAAAAGATAATTGATGGCGAGCAACACTTTTACATCGTTGAAATGCCACCACAACATGGCAAGTCAATGACCATTACTCAGACATTTCCCAGTTACTATCTAACTAGGAATCCTGATAAACGGGTTATGGTCACAGCTTACTCACAAGATTTGTACACCACATTCAGTTCTGCAAACCGTCGCAACTTTGAGAACTTGGCGGGCCCATTGGCTGGGTTGCAAATGGACCGGAATGCCAGTAATGAATTTACGATTAAGGACCACCACGGCGGCTTCTATGCCACCTCAATGCTGGGTGGTGCATCTGGACGACCGGCCGACTTACTGATTGTCGATGACCCCATTAAGAACGCTGAGGAAGCAGCGTCGCCAACCATCAAAGATAAGATCTGGGCTGAGTGGCAACGAACCTTTTACCCGCGATTGCAAAAGGATGGTTCAGTGATCGTCATCATGACGCGTTGGCAAGTCGACGATTTAGCCGGCAGATTGCTCCAACAAGGCACTTTACCTTGGGAAGTACTGAAACTACCAGCAATTGCTGAAGACGTTCCTGACGGACAAACTGATGCGATTGGTCGCCATAATGGTGACCCTTTGTGTCCAGAACTCCATACGCTTAAAGACTTGCTGACTGCCAAGAAGATTAACGGGTCGCAATACTTTGCGGCTATGTGGCAACAAAGGCCAACCGTTGAAGGTGGGAACATTTTTAAGCGCGATTGGATCCACTACTATGTGCCGAGTCGTGCCAAGATGATTGAGTTAGGTCTTACTGACAAAGATGTAGCGATAATTCCACGGCACTTAGATACCGTTGTGCAGTCCTGGGATGCCACTTTTAAAAGCAAAGAAAACGACGATTTTGTGGCTGGTCAAGTCTGGGGCAAACGAGGTGCCAATTTCTATCTGATTGATCGACGGCACGCCCGCATGACCTTCACCCAGACGCTAGATGCCATTAAGCAGACGACTGCGCGGCATCCAGACGCCAGGAGAAAGCTGATTGAAGATAAGGCTAATGGTTCAGCTATCATTGATACCTTACGTAATCGTGTTTCGGGCATTGTGCCAGTTGAACCGGATGGTGGTAAAGAAGTTCGTGCGGCGGCTGTTAGCCCACTCTGGGAAGCTGGCAATTGTTACTTACCGCACCCACTATGGAAGCCTGGGATTGATGACATGATTGAAGAAATGGTCAACTTTCCTAATGCACCGCATGACGATGAGGTCGATAGTATGACCCAGGCACTTAATAATATTGGTAGACATAAATCACTTAAAGAAAGATTTGGAATCTGA
- a CDS encoding LysM peptidoglycan-binding domain-containing protein → MNEPIQTKGFDKFGHAQFDYSRDKTTYQVKDTDTLLGIANQSKVGLQQLRFYNNIDKHTFAIRVGQTIHIPSAQVIIPIGK, encoded by the coding sequence GTGAATGAACCAATTCAGACTAAAGGATTTGATAAGTTTGGCCACGCTCAATTTGATTACTCACGTGACAAAACAACTTATCAAGTTAAAGACACTGACACTTTGCTGGGGATTGCTAATCAAAGCAAAGTTGGCTTGCAGCAATTGCGTTTCTATAACAACATCGACAAGCACACCTTTGCCATTCGTGTTGGCCAAACGATTCATATTCCGAGCGCTCAAGTCATCATTCCGATTGGTAAGTAG
- a CDS encoding YopX family protein: MSREIKFRAWDNECKVIREYDELKGLTLDALDASDFELEQYTGMKDANGKDIYEGDIVEVTIQGCIQADKYLVKNIWDPHVWTEESDGYYAVSEMEVKGNVHTNPELLEADWRFF; encoded by the coding sequence ATGAGCAGAGAAATTAAGTTCAGAGCTTGGGATAACGAGTGCAAGGTAATTAGGGAATATGACGAATTGAAAGGATTAACCTTAGACGCCTTAGATGCAAGTGATTTTGAGCTTGAACAGTATACCGGGATGAAAGATGCCAATGGCAAAGATATCTACGAAGGCGATATTGTTGAAGTAACTATCCAAGGCTGTATACAGGCTGACAAATATCTAGTAAAAAATATATGGGATCCACATGTGTGGACGGAAGAATCAGATGGCTATTATGCTGTTTCAGAAATGGAAGTAAAAGGCAACGTGCACACTAATCCGGAACTATTGGAGGCAGATTGGCGCTTCTTTTGA